From one Ignavibacteria bacterium genomic stretch:
- a CDS encoding long-chain fatty acid--CoA ligase: protein MQATTIPGMFLEVCNRFSASPDKIAYSRKVNGIWQHVSHIQLFNDVCDLANGLLELGIKAGDRVGIVSENRLEWIIADFAITGIGGIDVPVFTTLSEQQLAYVFNNCETRAVFVSNTLIAEKLQRIRASIPSLEVVIVMNADVPISHGMLHFSDVAELGQRIPEKQRVKRFYDHTSNVQPEDILTLIYTSGTTGNPKGVMLTHDNLLSNIKASLSVFNLSATDTFLSYLPMCHSYERMSGYYLAFAVGGTTFIAESIETVAENMKEVQPTIMTSVPRLFERIRIRIEQTVSRESGVKKHLGMWALNTGKRYAAGNHTPASTLTFRVARTLVLSKIRNRIGGNLRFFISGGAALRYEDGIFFKALGIPILEGYGLTETSPVLTVNREGEEKLGTVGTPLPNVEIKIAEDGEILARGPNVMAGYWADEEATRAMIDCEGWLSTGDIGVIDTDGRLRITDRKKHLIVSSGGKNIVPLPIESKLQECKYINQVMLVGDGREYCTALIVPDQDAVLEWAARRNLPTQNWDELVRSEELFSEIKIAIGSLQTGFAKYEQVRRFLLLSEPFTVENELLTPTLKVRRNAVLAKYSSQIELLYQSKK, encoded by the coding sequence ATGCAGGCAACAACAATACCCGGGATGTTTTTGGAAGTCTGTAACAGGTTCAGTGCTTCACCTGATAAGATTGCATATTCCAGAAAAGTTAACGGAATCTGGCAACACGTCAGCCACATTCAGTTGTTCAACGATGTGTGTGATCTTGCCAATGGATTGCTGGAACTTGGAATAAAGGCCGGAGACCGTGTTGGAATTGTAAGTGAGAACAGGTTGGAGTGGATCATCGCAGACTTTGCTATTACGGGTATTGGAGGCATTGACGTTCCCGTTTTTACAACGCTCTCTGAGCAGCAACTGGCTTACGTATTTAACAATTGCGAAACTCGTGCTGTTTTTGTTTCCAATACGCTTATTGCCGAGAAATTGCAGCGTATACGTGCGTCTATCCCGTCGCTGGAAGTTGTTATCGTGATGAACGCTGATGTTCCAATTTCACACGGTATGTTGCACTTTTCAGATGTTGCTGAACTTGGACAGAGAATCCCGGAGAAGCAGCGAGTTAAACGATTTTATGACCATACGTCAAACGTACAACCCGAAGATATACTGACGCTGATTTATACGAGTGGAACAACGGGCAATCCTAAGGGAGTCATGCTTACGCACGACAACCTGTTGTCAAACATAAAGGCCTCGTTGTCTGTATTTAACCTATCGGCTACGGACACTTTTCTGAGCTATCTTCCCATGTGTCACAGCTATGAGCGCATGAGCGGTTACTATCTGGCCTTTGCCGTTGGTGGCACTACCTTTATTGCCGAAAGCATCGAAACGGTTGCAGAGAATATGAAGGAGGTACAGCCAACGATCATGACATCGGTACCACGGCTGTTCGAGCGCATCCGGATACGAATCGAGCAAACAGTTAGCAGGGAATCGGGAGTTAAGAAACATCTAGGAATGTGGGCTCTGAATACCGGGAAACGATATGCAGCCGGAAATCATACACCTGCCAGCACCCTGACATTTAGGGTGGCACGTACCCTTGTATTGTCAAAGATTAGAAATCGGATTGGAGGCAACCTGCGTTTCTTCATCTCTGGAGGAGCCGCTCTTCGATATGAGGATGGTATTTTTTTTAAGGCACTCGGAATACCTATTCTTGAAGGATACGGATTAACGGAAACGTCGCCTGTGCTGACGGTTAATCGAGAAGGCGAGGAAAAACTCGGTACAGTGGGAACACCACTTCCTAACGTAGAAATTAAGATTGCAGAGGATGGGGAAATCCTTGCAAGGGGACCCAATGTCATGGCTGGCTACTGGGCTGATGAGGAAGCAACCAGGGCAATGATCGATTGCGAGGGCTGGTTATCTACAGGCGATATCGGTGTGATTGATACGGATGGACGCTTACGGATTACAGACCGGAAAAAGCACCTCATCGTTTCAAGCGGCGGAAAGAATATTGTCCCTCTACCAATTGAAAGTAAACTACAAGAATGTAAATATATCAATCAGGTCATGCTTGTTGGCGACGGACGTGAATACTGTACAGCGCTTATCGTTCCTGATCAGGACGCGGTGCTTGAATGGGCAGCACGGCGCAATTTGCCAACTCAGAACTGGGACGAGCTGGTGAGGAGTGAAGAATTATTCTCCGAAATCAAAATTGCAATTGGTTCACTGCAAACCGGATTTGCCAAGTATGAACAGGTACGACGTTTTCTGCTGCTAAGTGAGCCATTTACGGTTGAAAATGAATTACTGACGCCTACGCTAAAGGTTCGGCGTAATGCTGTGTTAGCAAAGTATAGCAGTCAGATCGAATTATTGTATCAGTCAAAAAAGTAA
- a CDS encoding MBL fold metallo-hydrolase, giving the protein MYQVTTLETCRFGLDGGAMFGVVPKPLWERVYAKADERNRIPMAARCLLLQGNGKTILVDTGNSTEMPPKLLDIYGIDFSEYSLKGALALQGIRPEDVTDVILTHLHFDHSGGAVIHGEPAFPNARYYVQKHHLEWARNPSVKDRASFESYMYEPLAVHGVLELLDGPGTLFDGVDLELFHGHTPFMQSVIIQTTDGTLFYPADLFPTAAHIPVAYGMAYDNQPLVTVQEKQTIHSRIIDENWTIVFEHDAFVSHARLRMGPKGPIIVTVDNA; this is encoded by the coding sequence ATGTATCAGGTTACCACACTCGAAACGTGCCGGTTTGGTTTGGACGGAGGAGCAATGTTTGGGGTTGTTCCCAAACCACTATGGGAACGTGTTTATGCCAAGGCAGACGAGCGTAACCGGATTCCTATGGCAGCCAGGTGCCTTTTGCTGCAGGGAAACGGGAAAACAATACTTGTTGATACCGGAAACAGCACGGAGATGCCCCCAAAACTTCTTGATATCTACGGAATTGATTTTTCGGAGTATTCATTGAAGGGGGCTTTGGCTTTGCAAGGCATACGTCCGGAAGATGTGACGGATGTGATTCTTACGCACCTTCATTTCGACCATTCGGGCGGGGCAGTTATCCATGGCGAGCCTGCATTCCCCAATGCCAGGTACTACGTGCAAAAACACCATCTGGAATGGGCGCGAAATCCGAGTGTGAAAGACCGTGCTTCGTTTGAATCATATATGTACGAACCGTTGGCAGTACACGGAGTTCTTGAGCTGCTCGACGGACCGGGGACATTGTTTGACGGTGTTGATCTGGAGTTGTTCCATGGCCATACGCCGTTCATGCAGAGTGTTATCATACAAACCACCGATGGGACACTGTTTTATCCGGCAGACCTTTTTCCAACAGCAGCTCATATTCCTGTAGCCTATGGTATGGCCTACGATAACCAGCCGTTAGTAACAGTGCAGGAGAAACAGACAATTCATAGTCGGATCATTGATGAGAATTGGACCATCGTGTTTGAGCACGATGCCTTTGTATCACATGCACGTTTACGTATGGGACCCAAGGGGCCGATCATTGTTACGGTGGATAATGCCTGA
- a CDS encoding L-lysine 6-transaminase codes for MNLQPKYKPRFSVTSNQAISSMRQNMLVDGFDVVVDLDRSHGSFFVDARTGTEYLDFFSCIASMPIGLNHPKMTDPAFVEYLGTVALNKLSNSDIYSEAMATFVKTFFEIAVPKPFVYSFFIEGGALAVENAIKAAIDWKVRKNFRNGWRSERGHKVIHFQGAFHGRSGYTMSLTNTDPTKTDLFPKFDWPRISHPSLQFPISDAEITRVTELEDLAVRQIKNAFQQNPDDIACIVLEPIQGEGGDRYVRKEFLQQLRTLADENQALLIFDEVQTGVGITGHWWAHQEYGVTPDIMVFGKKMQVCGIISTNRIDDVPDNVFHTPSRINSTWGGNLTDMARVTRYLEIIDEEKLVQNAATQGTYLHNKVLELQSKLGNTISNVRGLGLYRAFDLPDTATRNAFLSNVLKQGVIMVGSGQRTVRFRPPLNISSEEINIGIERIAHALS; via the coding sequence ATGAATTTACAACCAAAATACAAACCCCGCTTCTCAGTTACGTCGAACCAGGCAATTTCTTCAATGCGCCAGAACATGTTGGTTGATGGATTTGACGTCGTCGTTGATTTAGATCGCAGCCATGGCAGCTTTTTTGTTGATGCCCGTACCGGTACTGAGTATTTGGATTTCTTCTCATGTATTGCCTCGATGCCGATTGGATTAAACCATCCCAAAATGACGGATCCCGCATTTGTGGAGTACCTTGGTACCGTTGCCCTAAACAAGCTATCGAATAGCGACATCTATTCCGAAGCCATGGCAACCTTTGTTAAAACATTCTTCGAAATTGCCGTTCCCAAGCCTTTCGTCTATTCATTCTTTATCGAAGGTGGTGCCCTTGCCGTTGAAAATGCTATTAAAGCCGCTATTGACTGGAAGGTCCGCAAGAATTTTAGAAACGGCTGGCGAAGTGAACGCGGACACAAGGTGATTCACTTCCAGGGTGCTTTTCACGGACGGAGCGGGTACACCATGAGCCTAACGAATACCGATCCTACAAAAACAGACTTGTTTCCAAAGTTCGACTGGCCGCGTATCTCCCACCCATCACTGCAGTTCCCAATCAGCGATGCAGAAATCACCAGGGTTACCGAGTTGGAAGATCTTGCCGTACGGCAAATCAAAAATGCATTTCAACAGAATCCGGATGACATTGCATGTATCGTTCTGGAGCCTATTCAGGGTGAAGGGGGCGACAGGTATGTGCGGAAGGAATTTCTGCAACAACTGCGAACCCTTGCCGATGAAAACCAAGCCCTTCTCATCTTTGATGAAGTTCAAACTGGGGTTGGTATTACGGGACACTGGTGGGCTCACCAGGAATACGGAGTCACACCGGATATTATGGTTTTTGGTAAAAAAATGCAGGTATGCGGTATTATTTCTACAAACCGGATCGACGATGTTCCTGACAACGTTTTTCATACTCCAAGCAGGATTAACTCTACGTGGGGCGGAAATCTGACCGATATGGCCAGGGTTACCCGCTACCTTGAGATTATCGACGAAGAAAAACTTGTTCAGAACGCAGCTACTCAGGGCACCTACTTACACAACAAGGTTCTGGAGCTACAATCGAAACTTGGAAATACCATAAGCAATGTTCGCGGATTGGGGTTGTACAGAGCGTTTGATCTTCCAGACACTGCAACCAGGAACGCATTCCTGTCCAATGTTTTAAAACAGGGTGTTATTATGGTGGGCAGCGGTCAGCGTACGGTACGTTTCAGGCCACCGTTAAACATCAGCTCTGAAGAAATCAACATTGGTATTGAGCGGATTGCCCACGCTCTTTCGTAA
- a CDS encoding electron transfer flavoprotein subunit alpha/FixB family protein, which translates to MLVFLETGVNGLKRSSYEAITAARKVAGGKKVCGVVFNASAEHIAAAGAYGLESCINVIGSGVTEYANGVWARTIADAAKQCGAQMVLFSANAHGKDLAPRVAVLLEAGLLVDCVELDGAPGNIEAVRPIFGGRVLQKVRSTTPVTVVTVRPNVFTARTIENATQPQESQISISDSAQVRSAVVKETIVNQGRLDVSEADIVVSGGRGLKAPEYFELIENLARVLGGAVGASRAVVDAGWRPHSEQVGQTGKTVSPTMYVACGISGAVQHLAGMSSSKIIVAVNKDKDAPIFKMADYGIVGDVFDVLPKLTSGIATITHKN; encoded by the coding sequence ATGTTAGTGTTTTTAGAAACAGGAGTAAATGGATTAAAGCGTTCCTCTTACGAAGCAATTACAGCAGCACGTAAGGTTGCTGGCGGAAAGAAAGTCTGCGGGGTAGTTTTTAATGCAAGCGCTGAACACATAGCTGCTGCAGGTGCCTACGGTCTTGAGTCGTGCATCAACGTTATTGGTTCCGGAGTAACGGAATACGCCAACGGTGTATGGGCACGCACGATTGCAGATGCTGCCAAACAATGCGGCGCACAAATGGTATTGTTTTCTGCTAATGCACATGGCAAGGACTTGGCGCCGCGTGTGGCCGTACTCCTGGAAGCTGGACTACTTGTTGACTGCGTAGAACTCGACGGTGCACCCGGCAATATCGAAGCCGTACGCCCAATTTTCGGTGGAAGGGTTTTACAAAAAGTACGGTCCACCACCCCTGTTACGGTAGTTACCGTACGTCCGAATGTTTTTACTGCAAGGACGATTGAAAACGCAACACAGCCGCAGGAATCTCAGATTAGTATCTCGGATAGCGCACAAGTGCGTTCTGCCGTCGTAAAAGAAACGATTGTAAATCAGGGACGACTGGATGTATCGGAAGCTGATATTGTTGTCAGTGGTGGAAGGGGGCTTAAGGCTCCTGAATATTTCGAATTAATCGAGAACCTTGCCCGTGTTCTTGGTGGTGCTGTTGGTGCGTCACGTGCAGTAGTTGACGCCGGATGGCGGCCTCACAGTGAACAGGTAGGCCAAACCGGTAAAACCGTCAGCCCAACGATGTATGTGGCTTGTGGAATTAGTGGCGCCGTTCAACATCTTGCAGGAATGAGTTCCAGCAAGATCATTGTTGCCGTTAACAAGGATAAAGACGCACCCATCTTTAAAATGGCCGACTATGGGATTGTTGGTGATGTTTTTGATGTCCTACCAAAGCTCACGTCAGGGATTGCCACGATTACTCATAAAAATTAA
- the gyrA gene encoding DNA gyrase subunit A gives MALHSERILPVMMEDEMRDSYLDYSMSVIVSRALPDIRDGLKPVHRRILYAMYELGMTPNRAYKKSARIVGEVLGKYHPHGDSAVYDAMVRMAQAWSMRYELVDGQGNFGSVDGDSPAAMRYTEARMDSLAMEVLRDIDKNTVDFRSNFDDSLQEPTVLPTVLPTLLVNGANGIAVGMATNIPPHNLREIVNGIKAVIADPNVTNEELLKYITAPDFPTGGIIYGYEGVRSAYTTGRGKIIVRAKANIEANKQGKESIVITELPYQVSKAGLIEKIAALVRAKSLEDISDIRDESDREGIRIVIELKRDGVPMVVLNNLYKHTQMQVTFGAIMLALVNGRPRILTIKEMITEFISHRNEVVVRRTQFDLEAAEKRAHILEGFIIALDNIDAVIATIKASADVPTASAALQTKFELSEIQAKAILDMRLQRLTGLERDKIQAEYRELIETIERLRAILASKELQMSIIGEELTLLAEKHGDERRTAVVHDARDFTLEDMIANEEVIVSITHNGYIKRTPVTTYRRQNKGGRGVAGQGMYDDDYVELVFRASTHHYLMFFTDRGRVYRIKVYDIPEGSRNAKGRSIANVIQKQSDEKVTAYLPVTDIDQENAYVFFATKNGTVKKTALNDYANVRSTGIIAINLADDDRLVGARLTDGHMNILIGASHGLAVHFNETDVRPMGRAAAGVRGIDLPEGAEVISLTAVRHSDAQVIVVGERGYGKRTKVDDFRRTKRGAKGVIAMNITEKTGPICAILEVTDTEDLVVMTVNGILIRQHVEDIRVIGRNTQGVRLIRLEEGDSIAAITTVTRDSEEEDDTESETPVS, from the coding sequence ATGGCACTACACAGCGAACGCATTCTTCCGGTCATGATGGAAGACGAGATGCGCGATTCCTATCTTGATTATTCAATGTCGGTTATTGTTTCCAGGGCACTTCCGGACATCCGCGATGGATTAAAGCCCGTACACCGACGCATACTGTATGCTATGTATGAATTGGGGATGACGCCAAACCGTGCCTATAAAAAAAGTGCGCGTATCGTTGGTGAAGTTCTCGGCAAGTACCATCCCCATGGTGACAGTGCCGTGTATGATGCTATGGTTCGGATGGCTCAGGCGTGGTCTATGCGCTATGAGTTAGTTGACGGACAGGGAAACTTTGGCTCTGTTGACGGCGACTCACCGGCTGCAATGCGATATACTGAAGCCAGGATGGATTCACTGGCTATGGAAGTGCTGCGCGATATCGACAAGAATACTGTTGACTTCCGTTCGAATTTTGATGACTCGCTGCAGGAACCAACGGTGCTGCCAACAGTACTGCCAACACTCCTGGTGAACGGAGCAAATGGTATTGCCGTTGGGATGGCCACTAATATTCCGCCGCATAATCTTCGCGAAATTGTAAACGGAATTAAGGCCGTAATTGCAGACCCGAATGTCACCAATGAAGAACTTCTTAAGTACATCACAGCTCCTGACTTCCCAACGGGAGGGATTATTTATGGGTACGAGGGTGTACGCAGTGCTTATACCACCGGCCGAGGCAAAATCATTGTCCGCGCAAAGGCAAATATCGAAGCCAACAAGCAGGGTAAGGAAAGCATCGTAATTACCGAACTTCCATACCAGGTGAGCAAGGCTGGTCTTATCGAGAAAATTGCCGCTCTGGTACGAGCAAAATCGCTTGAAGACATTTCTGATATCAGAGATGAAAGTGACAGGGAAGGTATCCGTATTGTAATCGAACTTAAACGTGATGGCGTACCGATGGTTGTACTGAACAACCTATACAAGCATACACAAATGCAGGTCACGTTTGGTGCCATTATGCTTGCACTGGTCAACGGCAGACCACGGATCCTGACGATTAAGGAAATGATCACTGAGTTTATCAGTCATCGTAACGAAGTTGTTGTTAGACGAACTCAGTTCGATCTTGAGGCAGCCGAAAAGCGTGCACATATTTTGGAGGGCTTCATTATTGCCCTCGATAATATTGATGCCGTAATTGCAACAATTAAAGCAAGTGCAGATGTTCCCACAGCGTCGGCTGCTCTGCAAACCAAGTTCGAGCTGTCGGAGATTCAGGCAAAGGCCATTCTCGATATGAGGCTGCAACGCCTTACCGGACTGGAACGCGATAAAATTCAGGCAGAATATCGTGAACTTATCGAAACAATCGAACGTCTGCGCGCCATCCTTGCCAGTAAGGAGCTTCAGATGAGCATCATCGGCGAGGAACTAACACTACTTGCTGAAAAGCATGGTGATGAACGCCGAACGGCAGTCGTTCATGATGCCCGCGACTTTACTCTGGAAGACATGATCGCCAATGAAGAGGTGATCGTATCTATTACCCATAACGGTTACATTAAACGTACACCGGTTACAACGTACAGGAGACAGAATAAGGGAGGACGTGGTGTAGCCGGACAGGGTATGTATGACGATGACTACGTAGAACTGGTCTTCCGTGCTTCTACCCACCATTACCTAATGTTCTTTACCGATCGGGGACGTGTTTACCGAATAAAAGTATATGATATTCCGGAGGGATCCAGAAATGCAAAAGGTCGGTCAATCGCCAATGTAATTCAAAAGCAAAGCGATGAAAAGGTCACCGCGTATTTACCGGTTACCGATATCGATCAGGAAAACGCCTACGTATTCTTTGCTACTAAAAATGGAACCGTGAAGAAGACAGCACTGAATGATTACGCCAATGTCCGCTCTACGGGAATCATCGCAATTAATCTTGCGGATGATGACAGGCTGGTTGGTGCACGACTAACCGATGGCCACATGAATATTCTTATTGGCGCCAGCCACGGACTTGCCGTGCATTTTAACGAAACCGACGTGCGCCCAATGGGACGCGCTGCAGCAGGCGTTCGCGGCATTGACCTTCCCGAGGGTGCTGAAGTCATCTCACTCACTGCTGTACGTCATTCTGATGCTCAAGTAATTGTTGTAGGGGAAAGGGGCTATGGTAAGCGTACCAAGGTTGATGATTTCCGTAGAACAAAACGCGGAGCAAAGGGTGTGATTGCAATGAATATCACGGAGAAAACCGGTCCAATCTGTGCAATCCTTGAAGTAACTGATACCGAAGACCTTGTTGTAATGACGGTGAACGGTATCCTTATCCGCCAGCATGTAGAGGATATCAGGGTTATCGGCCGTAACACACAAGGAGTACGGCTTATCCGCCTTGAAGAAGGTGATAGCATTGCCGCAATTACTACCGTTACCAGGGATTCTGAGGAAGAGGACGATACCGAAAGCGAAACACCCGTTTCATAA
- a CDS encoding PASTA domain-containing protein encodes MVRKPTTWKGFLVYCAILIASIVFLGIVTDKLILPAISDARATIVVPLVEGRTVQDAIVMLESRGLVVMPPHEQFSSEVKAGVVFQQMPYAGATVKGGRRIYLTVSKGVETATMPDLRGRTVREARLLLLRSNMQLGNITYTFNDSIQAETIMQQSIAAGTRVTSQMQPSVIVSQGPVTVLVPDIIGTTLQQAKQQIELAGLKVVAVRKMASSIFIPNTVLDTDPPVLSRVPPDSGVVITVSE; translated from the coding sequence ATGGTGCGCAAACCCACAACATGGAAAGGATTCCTGGTTTACTGTGCAATACTTATTGCAAGCATAGTTTTTCTCGGCATTGTTACTGACAAGCTGATTTTACCAGCAATTTCAGATGCTCGCGCCACGATCGTTGTCCCACTGGTTGAGGGGCGAACGGTTCAGGATGCTATTGTCATGCTTGAATCCAGGGGGTTAGTTGTTATGCCACCTCATGAGCAGTTCAGTTCTGAGGTGAAAGCCGGTGTTGTGTTTCAGCAAATGCCGTATGCGGGCGCTACCGTAAAAGGTGGGCGTCGTATTTACCTAACGGTAAGCAAGGGTGTGGAAACGGCAACAATGCCGGATCTGAGAGGTAGGACAGTACGTGAGGCCCGCCTGCTTCTTCTTCGATCAAACATGCAACTGGGCAACATTACGTATACCTTTAATGACAGTATTCAGGCTGAGACCATTATGCAGCAAAGTATAGCGGCCGGAACCAGGGTAACCTCACAAATGCAACCATCGGTTATTGTTAGCCAGGGTCCGGTAACAGTTCTTGTTCCGGACATTATCGGTACCACGCTCCAGCAGGCAAAACAGCAGATCGAACTGGCAGGACTGAAAGTGGTGGCAGTACGAAAAATGGCCAGCAGCATTTTTATTCCTAATACGGTTCTTGATACCGACCCGCCCGTTCTTAGTAGAGTTCCGCCGGACTCCGGAGTCGTGATCACGGTATCAGAGTAG
- a CDS encoding bifunctional nuclease family protein produces the protein MARIQMDIFGLTDRGMSQGAYALILKEADGQRKMPIIIGIHEAQAIASELEGIHAQRPLTHDLMRSVIEGLGAHLKEVVIHSVHDGTFYSSLIFENSNVEIDARPSDAIALAIRCGVPVYVTEEILSQSSDETEDSGTDGSAAFGSLSQSDSDDPHALNPELGRKPARPLTARERLEQELEDAVRLEDYERAAQIRDELNKLHD, from the coding sequence ATGGCGCGTATCCAAATGGACATCTTTGGTTTAACAGACCGTGGCATGAGCCAGGGTGCTTATGCCCTGATCTTAAAGGAAGCCGATGGACAGCGGAAGATGCCGATTATTATCGGTATTCACGAAGCGCAGGCTATTGCCAGCGAGCTGGAAGGAATTCATGCACAGCGTCCGCTTACGCATGACCTGATGCGTTCAGTGATCGAAGGCCTTGGAGCACACCTCAAAGAGGTAGTAATTCACTCGGTTCATGACGGGACCTTCTATTCATCACTGATCTTCGAGAATAGCAACGTTGAAATCGACGCACGCCCAAGTGATGCCATCGCTTTGGCAATTCGCTGCGGAGTCCCCGTGTATGTTACCGAAGAGATACTATCACAGTCTTCAGATGAAACCGAAGACTCAGGTACCGATGGTTCTGCTGCATTTGGTTCTCTTTCGCAGTCGGACAGCGATGATCCCCATGCGCTTAATCCGGAGCTAGGCAGGAAGCCAGCCAGGCCTCTGACAGCGCGAGAACGTCTGGAACAGGAATTAGAGGATGCTGTTCGGCTGGAAGACTACGAGAGAGCCGCTCAAATACGCGACGAACTGAACAAGTTGCACGATTAG
- a CDS encoding bifunctional oligoribonuclease/PAP phosphatase NrnA: MKNNDRSKLLNTIRAEFQNSRSFVITSHINPDGDAIGSVLGLYHLLKDEVASDVTFSLLLPSRCPDNLQWLPGASALQVWENSTEQKNLVRNADCIVVLDLNTLERLHTLGEEIRGSSAKIINIDHHVQPETFAHLQLIDTDAAATCQMVAELFSFDEGTPSGIQKSSEGSEHRMSAAQCLYTGIMTDSGGFRFPRTTPALLRLAANLVECGADPVKAYDLTNNTHQPAAISLLGNALRSMKLFHDGRVCFMVVTADDLKQTGCTVEATDGLVQHTLSIQGVRIGVLFVELPDQIKCSLRSKQNVFIRDVAASMGGGGHNYAAGVRVPGVPLETVIGIMHQKLGELLNAVPGEE; encoded by the coding sequence ATGAAGAACAACGACCGGTCAAAATTATTGAATACGATCCGTGCTGAATTTCAAAATAGCCGCAGTTTTGTAATAACTTCTCATATTAACCCTGATGGCGATGCAATTGGATCTGTTCTGGGCTTGTATCATCTTTTAAAGGATGAAGTTGCATCAGACGTGACGTTTTCGTTACTGCTTCCATCGCGGTGTCCGGATAACCTGCAGTGGCTGCCCGGAGCATCAGCGCTGCAGGTGTGGGAGAATAGCACTGAGCAGAAGAATCTGGTTCGGAACGCAGACTGTATCGTAGTGCTTGACCTAAATACCCTTGAGCGACTACATACTTTAGGGGAGGAAATCAGAGGCAGCAGTGCCAAAATCATCAATATCGATCATCATGTACAGCCGGAGACATTTGCACATTTACAGTTGATTGATACTGATGCAGCGGCTACATGCCAGATGGTAGCAGAATTATTTTCATTTGATGAGGGCACTCCGTCAGGAATCCAAAAAAGTAGCGAGGGATCGGAACACAGAATGAGTGCTGCCCAGTGTTTGTACACTGGAATTATGACCGACAGCGGCGGTTTCAGGTTCCCGCGGACAACACCGGCACTGCTGCGCCTTGCTGCAAATCTTGTAGAATGTGGGGCCGACCCCGTAAAGGCGTACGATTTAACAAATAACACGCACCAGCCGGCTGCCATCAGTCTTCTTGGCAATGCTTTACGCAGCATGAAACTCTTTCACGATGGAAGAGTGTGTTTCATGGTGGTAACAGCGGATGACCTGAAGCAAACCGGGTGTACGGTAGAAGCAACCGATGGCCTTGTGCAGCACACGCTAAGTATTCAAGGGGTGCGCATAGGCGTCCTGTTTGTTGAGCTTCCTGATCAGATAAAGTGTTCCCTACGGTCAAAACAGAACGTCTTTATCCGCGACGTGGCTGCATCGATGGGCGGCGGGGGCCACAACTATGCTGCCGGTGTCAGGGTTCCGGGAGTTCCTCTTGAAACAGTCATCGGCATTATGCACCAGAAGCTCGGCGAACTTTTAAATGCAGTGCCTGGCGAAGAATAA
- a CDS encoding Rieske (2Fe-2S) protein, translating into MPDPILRIINGKLHRQLCRISEIPEKSGKHIYIDFERDLALFKVNGTICAVTNVCPHQHFPTISKGVVENGTVTCPMHGWCFDLRSGRNTGSGGSLMTYQVVEFNGFVWIEELL; encoded by the coding sequence ATGCCTGATCCGATTCTGCGCATTATTAACGGAAAACTTCACAGACAACTGTGCAGAATATCAGAGATTCCCGAGAAAAGCGGTAAGCATATTTACATTGACTTTGAACGTGATCTTGCTCTGTTTAAAGTGAACGGTACGATTTGTGCAGTTACCAATGTATGCCCCCATCAGCATTTTCCGACAATTTCCAAGGGCGTTGTTGAAAACGGAACCGTCACCTGTCCCATGCATGGCTGGTGCTTTGATCTCCGGAGTGGTCGGAATACCGGGAGCGGAGGAAGTTTAATGACGTATCAGGTTGTAGAGTTCAACGGGTTTGTATGGATCGAAGAACTACTCTGA